The following proteins are encoded in a genomic region of Pseudodesulfovibrio mercurii:
- a CDS encoding glycosyltransferase family 9 protein — protein MTLDIKTTEKLAYNGDNRYVYQYIKTSDVELSSIDSKYILLAYVRGLIENATCEDAHTLEARTARALRLLPVALDGLLAKHPGQIETVLAHVDSANYFSRQKLFEQALEALGKAKSQAAGRFPEWEQRASLDMAATALQLGEPGKAADILAHYVDRPYLFADKSLFADVVHRYAEAELHSGNADVFMRLQWRLASSIRTVTRAQKLIIASRGVLPILTARNAEATPAAKLLIFPLCCASILGKLPLVGPWITRAVGFGYRALGFSSNRVGRDTLAMLSKGDGQGAKAEGRLPILVTRAMGGIGDILMMTAGLTELQARNPARPVHFAVPGQFKPLLKGLPGITVTDINERVFRRDDYSALYDLTTCPASRIEGLTAPDVKLSRIEIFGKAMGIKGPSGGDWKTYYHVTQEESDAAKRFVSSVGTNCRKRIGIQLHSDERYRDYPHFADLIRILSRKHSVFLFHNKPITGFELENVHPIDDRPLREALAIFSLCDVVICPDSSFLHVAGALGIPCVALFGPTSAEQRTKHYPSVDYIDASDTIRCVPCWRNEYSPCTLSGTKESQCMKAIRVEDILKMVESKLTNC, from the coding sequence ATGACACTGGACATCAAGACCACAGAGAAACTGGCATACAACGGAGACAACAGGTATGTGTACCAGTACATCAAGACATCCGATGTCGAGTTGTCCTCCATTGACTCGAAGTACATCCTCTTGGCCTATGTGCGGGGGCTCATAGAGAACGCGACATGCGAGGACGCGCATACGCTCGAGGCCCGGACCGCCCGAGCACTGAGGCTGCTTCCCGTTGCCCTGGACGGCCTCCTCGCAAAGCATCCGGGACAGATCGAGACGGTTCTCGCCCATGTTGATTCGGCGAACTACTTTTCCCGGCAAAAGCTTTTTGAACAGGCCTTGGAGGCGCTGGGAAAAGCCAAGAGCCAGGCGGCGGGGCGGTTCCCGGAATGGGAACAGCGGGCTTCGCTGGACATGGCTGCGACGGCGCTCCAGCTCGGAGAACCCGGAAAGGCCGCGGACATCCTGGCGCACTATGTGGACAGGCCCTATCTGTTCGCCGACAAATCCCTGTTTGCGGATGTTGTCCACCGCTACGCGGAGGCCGAGCTCCATTCGGGCAATGCCGACGTCTTCATGCGGCTGCAGTGGAGACTGGCGAGCAGCATCCGCACCGTCACCCGGGCCCAAAAACTGATCATCGCCTCGCGCGGCGTGTTGCCGATCCTGACCGCCCGCAACGCAGAAGCGACCCCGGCCGCCAAGCTGCTTATATTTCCCCTTTGCTGCGCCTCGATACTGGGGAAGCTGCCGCTCGTCGGGCCGTGGATCACCCGCGCCGTCGGATTCGGTTACCGCGCTCTCGGCTTTTCATCCAATCGCGTCGGCCGCGACACCCTCGCCATGCTTTCCAAGGGGGACGGCCAGGGCGCGAAGGCCGAAGGGCGACTGCCGATCCTGGTCACGCGCGCGATGGGAGGGATCGGCGATATTCTCATGATGACGGCCGGGTTGACGGAGCTACAGGCCAGGAATCCCGCCAGGCCGGTGCATTTTGCCGTCCCCGGACAATTCAAGCCGCTGCTGAAGGGCCTGCCGGGGATCACCGTCACGGATATCAACGAAAGGGTCTTCCGCAGGGACGACTACAGCGCCCTCTACGACCTCACGACCTGCCCGGCAAGCCGCATCGAAGGGCTGACGGCGCCGGATGTGAAACTGTCCAGGATCGAAATATTCGGCAAGGCCATGGGCATCAAGGGCCCGAGCGGCGGGGACTGGAAAACGTATTACCATGTGACGCAGGAGGAATCCGACGCCGCGAAGCGCTTCGTCTCGTCGGTCGGGACAAACTGCCGGAAACGGATCGGCATCCAGCTCCACTCCGATGAACGGTACCGGGATTACCCGCACTTTGCCGATCTGATCCGGATTCTGTCTCGGAAACACTCCGTGTTCCTGTTTCACAACAAGCCCATTACGGGCTTCGAGCTTGAAAACGTCCATCCGATCGACGACAGGCCGCTTCGGGAGGCACTGGCCATATTCTCCCTGTGCGACGTCGTCATCTGCCCGGATTCAAGCTTCCTGCATGTCGCCGGAGCCCTCGGCATTCCGTGCGTTGCCCTGTTCGGACCGACGAGCGCCGAGCAGCGGACCAAGCATTATCCGAGCGTCGATTACATCGACGCAAGCGACACCATACGCTGCGTGCCGTGCTGGAGAAATGAATATTCCCCCTGCACGCTCTCCGGGACAAAAGAATCGCAATGCATGAAGGCGATCCGCGTCGAGGACATCCTGAAAATGGTCGAATCCAAATTAACCAATTGCTAA
- a CDS encoding oligosaccharyl transferase STT3 subunit, translating into MGQSTPNRTALAGLCALAVGVLLNFLLAEHHAGLLQAAGCRVDGVMAVTNNDGYYHLNHARLFAAQGTPLAGLWSGSMLLSRLLAFLGGTDIPSLLAASAPLGPILGLTMLLAVLPWAMDTKAPAVAVLAPLLALLSPYWIDRTHLGAVDTDALAPFLAYASLYCVMRLSIPSRRLAWAAGYAALLVLQWLWWKPGAFLAAGFLGCHLLHWPRQRGDATVKLTLLAAIACATALALARVWPFADWYDYTVAHISLAFGGAEGALLSNAIMELHPLTLAELGDRTLGSAWLLLLLPPGFILYAWRFGWKSLFLLLPGAAFGIFALLSRRFIPFFVPAAALLTVYCAVEVCRLLAARMDAAASGWKLGRYGALAVFTVLLFSGAGAKAVEYAPESYFSSPDFTLAREMKQAFPQDTLIWTWWDYGYFYQFLTGMPVYFDGGSQTDASCFVAAYPLMQSDQRTAARWIRYFASHRDAALDLSRRGKQWPQYVTELMAGMREKTNGTLSVALCLPARVYTTVGYLYAFAHVFDEHPPAVANHLDLFEKGDFRHDRDAGAVVVPQAVMDKGYTGFGSVLDLTGKEPAQFDFAALPDPYLTHSGNTDFLAVTDRAVVRSVLFRLLGQYRADPTFFEPVRAFGLHTGGLWRVVDTDENALHTPGAREETNLQSNKS; encoded by the coding sequence ATGGGACAATCCACCCCGAACAGGACCGCCCTGGCCGGGCTGTGCGCGCTGGCGGTCGGCGTGCTCCTGAATTTTCTGCTCGCCGAACACCACGCCGGGCTGCTCCAGGCCGCAGGCTGCAGGGTGGACGGCGTCATGGCGGTGACCAACAACGACGGCTACTACCACCTGAACCACGCCCGCCTGTTCGCGGCCCAGGGCACCCCTCTCGCGGGGCTGTGGAGCGGCTCCATGCTGCTCTCCCGGCTGCTGGCCTTCCTGGGCGGAACAGACATCCCGTCCCTGCTTGCGGCGAGCGCTCCCCTGGGCCCGATCCTCGGGCTGACCATGCTCCTGGCGGTATTGCCCTGGGCCATGGACACGAAGGCCCCTGCCGTTGCTGTTCTGGCCCCCCTGCTGGCCCTTCTCTCGCCCTACTGGATCGACCGGACCCACCTGGGCGCGGTGGACACGGACGCGTTGGCCCCGTTTCTGGCATACGCGTCGCTCTACTGCGTCATGCGCCTTTCCATTCCCTCCCGCCGCCTCGCCTGGGCGGCCGGGTACGCGGCCCTGCTCGTTCTGCAATGGCTGTGGTGGAAGCCCGGGGCCTTCCTCGCCGCTGGATTCCTCGGCTGTCATCTCCTCCATTGGCCCCGGCAGCGGGGAGACGCCACGGTCAAACTGACGCTGTTGGCCGCGATCGCGTGCGCGACGGCCCTGGCCCTGGCCCGCGTATGGCCTTTCGCCGACTGGTACGATTACACCGTCGCGCACATCTCGCTGGCTTTCGGCGGGGCAGAGGGAGCGCTGCTGAGCAACGCCATCATGGAACTGCACCCGCTGACGCTCGCGGAGCTCGGCGACAGGACGCTGGGAAGCGCCTGGCTGCTGCTCCTCCTGCCGCCGGGCTTCATCCTGTACGCATGGCGTTTCGGTTGGAAGAGCCTTTTCCTGCTGCTGCCCGGCGCGGCCTTCGGCATCTTCGCCCTGCTCTCCCGGCGCTTCATCCCGTTTTTCGTACCGGCCGCGGCCCTGCTGACGGTGTACTGCGCCGTGGAGGTCTGCCGCTTGCTCGCGGCGCGGATGGACGCGGCCGCCTCGGGATGGAAGCTCGGCCGATACGGCGCACTGGCGGTGTTCACCGTGCTCCTGTTCAGCGGAGCCGGAGCCAAGGCCGTGGAATATGCCCCGGAATCCTATTTCTCGTCACCGGATTTCACCTTGGCCCGAGAAATGAAACAGGCTTTTCCGCAGGACACGCTTATCTGGACCTGGTGGGATTACGGGTACTTCTACCAATTCCTGACCGGCATGCCGGTATATTTCGACGGCGGCTCACAGACCGACGCCTCCTGTTTCGTGGCCGCATACCCGCTCATGCAATCCGACCAGCGGACCGCAGCCCGATGGATCCGCTATTTCGCGAGCCATCGGGATGCGGCATTGGACCTGTCCCGCCGAGGGAAACAATGGCCGCAGTATGTCACGGAACTCATGGCGGGCATGCGGGAAAAAACGAACGGCACACTATCCGTGGCCCTCTGCCTCCCCGCGCGCGTCTACACCACGGTGGGATATCTGTACGCCTTCGCGCACGTCTTCGACGAGCATCCGCCCGCCGTGGCCAATCACCTGGACCTCTTCGAAAAGGGCGACTTCCGCCATGACCGGGACGCCGGGGCCGTCGTGGTGCCGCAGGCGGTAATGGACAAGGGCTACACAGGATTCGGCAGTGTCCTCGATCTGACGGGGAAAGAACCGGCCCAATTCGATTTCGCCGCCCTGCCCGATCCGTACCTCACCCATTCCGGGAACACCGATTTTCTGGCCGTGACCGACAGGGCCGTTGTGCGCTCCGTCCTGTTCCGGTTGCTGGGCCAGTATCGGGCCGACCCGACGTTTTTCGAGCCGGTTCGGGCCTTCGGCCTCCATACGGGCGGTCTCTGGCGGGTAGTGGATACCGACGAAAACGCGCTACACACCCCCGGCGCACGGGAAGAGACGAATCTTCAGTCCAACAAAAGCTGA
- a CDS encoding alpha/beta fold hydrolase, with the protein MRTFLSWTPLRGYGGFAATLRLVRFLVVAVLSAPLLAGCLGRTDPAELARSANLVPVAYSGKYFDLIGYERGAGATLRVYIEGDGMAWRTRNRPSSDPTPGTPIGLMLAATDSHDAVLYLARPCQYVEGDQRRNCSTPLWTSARFSEPVIAEMNGFLDQAKARTHASRLKLLGYSGGGCVALLLAERRDDVDAVVTVAGNIDHPFWTRLHEVSPLQNSLNPLDDKAALRKIPQLHIVSRDDAIMPPEIAERYASELGNPDNVRIVKVDGVGHTGDWRDVVPGILTQSGLW; encoded by the coding sequence ATGCGGACGTTCCTTTCTTGGACGCCTCTGCGCGGCTACGGCGGATTTGCCGCGACCCTGCGCCTTGTCCGCTTCCTGGTCGTCGCGGTTCTCTCCGCGCCGCTCCTGGCCGGTTGCCTCGGGCGGACGGACCCGGCCGAGCTGGCCCGCAGCGCCAACCTCGTCCCGGTCGCCTATTCCGGTAAATATTTCGACCTGATCGGCTATGAGCGAGGCGCAGGCGCCACCTTGCGCGTCTACATCGAAGGAGACGGCATGGCCTGGCGGACCCGCAATCGTCCGTCCTCCGACCCCACGCCGGGAACGCCCATCGGACTCATGCTGGCCGCCACGGATTCCCATGACGCGGTGCTCTACCTTGCGCGTCCCTGTCAATACGTCGAAGGCGACCAACGCCGTAATTGCTCCACCCCGCTGTGGACCTCGGCCCGCTTCTCGGAGCCCGTCATTGCCGAAATGAACGGTTTTCTCGACCAGGCCAAGGCCCGGACGCACGCCTCCCGGCTCAAGCTGCTGGGGTACTCCGGCGGCGGGTGCGTCGCGCTGCTGCTGGCCGAGCGGCGGGACGACGTGGACGCGGTCGTGACGGTGGCCGGCAATATCGACCACCCCTTCTGGACCCGCCTGCACGAGGTGTCTCCACTGCAAAACTCCCTCAACCCCCTGGACGACAAGGCGGCCCTGCGAAAAATACCCCAGTTGCACATCGTCAGCCGCGACGACGCGATCATGCCCCCCGAGATCGCGGAGCGGTACGCATCCGAGCTGGGCAACCCCGACAACGTCCGGATCGTCAAGGTGGACGGCGTGGGCCATACCGGGGATTGGCGGGACGTGGTGCCGGGCATCCTCACCCAAAGCGGGTTATGGTGA
- a CDS encoding DUF2304 domain-containing protein, translating into MTLFNEVSTAIALVVGGVIIWLIRRQRIGVYQTALWLGAVFCLILFGIFPSILDWLGGLLGVHYPPVLLIIVSLCILLVKLLTLEIQLTRHETRIRVLTQKMAAYEARLMDLGKDGDKTDGEDR; encoded by the coding sequence ATGACGCTTTTTAATGAAGTCTCCACGGCGATCGCCCTGGTCGTCGGCGGCGTGATCATCTGGCTGATCCGCAGGCAGCGCATCGGCGTGTACCAGACCGCGCTTTGGCTGGGCGCCGTGTTCTGTCTCATCCTGTTCGGGATATTTCCGTCCATCCTCGACTGGCTGGGCGGGTTGCTCGGCGTGCACTATCCGCCGGTTCTGCTGATTATCGTCAGCCTGTGCATCCTGCTCGTCAAGCTGCTCACCCTGGAGATCCAACTGACACGCCATGAAACCAGGATACGGGTCCTGACGCAGAAAATGGCTGCATACGAAGCGCGGCTCATGGACCTCGGGAAAGACGGGGACAAGACGGACGGCGAAGACCGGTGA
- a CDS encoding glycosyltransferase family 2 protein, translated as MINPSRVAVIIPALNEAPTIGSVVEQVRQLGCAVYVVDDNSADTTYGEAVAAGAEVLRLPYTAGAWMAVQAGLRHALRRAEHDCFITMDGDGQHKPRYIPELIREFEREDANTLIGSCPQRGSRARKFAWRLFARLTGLGIVDLTSGFRVYDHKALDVLLSGEGALLDYQDIGVLLLLRRKGLVCREHAIGMCERVVGHSRIFDTWLDVGQYLVKTFIWIFVDWITGSGRKSREQEGHDAF; from the coding sequence ATGATCAACCCCTCCCGTGTCGCCGTCATCATTCCGGCCCTGAACGAGGCGCCCACGATCGGCTCCGTGGTGGAGCAGGTCCGGCAGCTCGGCTGCGCGGTCTACGTGGTTGACGACAACAGCGCGGACACAACATACGGCGAGGCTGTCGCGGCCGGGGCCGAGGTTCTCAGGCTCCCCTACACCGCCGGGGCCTGGATGGCCGTTCAGGCGGGGCTTCGCCATGCGCTCCGGCGGGCGGAGCACGACTGTTTCATCACCATGGACGGAGACGGGCAGCACAAGCCGCGATACATCCCCGAACTGATCCGGGAATTTGAGCGCGAGGACGCCAACACGCTCATCGGCAGCTGTCCCCAACGGGGAAGCCGGGCCAGGAAGTTCGCCTGGCGGCTGTTCGCGCGGTTGACGGGGCTCGGGATCGTCGATCTGACTTCCGGCTTCCGGGTGTATGACCACAAGGCGCTGGACGTGTTGCTGTCCGGGGAGGGCGCACTGCTCGACTACCAGGACATCGGCGTGTTGCTGTTGTTGCGCCGCAAGGGGCTGGTCTGCCGCGAACACGCCATCGGCATGTGCGAACGGGTCGTCGGGCACTCCAGGATTTTCGACACATGGTTAGACGTCGGGCAATATCTGGTGAAGACTTTCATCTGGATTTTCGTCGATTGGATAACCGGCAGCGGACGAAAGAGCCGCGAACAGGAAGGGCATGACGCTTTTTAA
- a CDS encoding autotransporter outer membrane beta-barrel domain-containing protein, giving the protein MNRLIMLIAAIVLFAAPAAFAETNGQEQAASDIVRTSSTQAVMAVTSRIASIAGAGSKGGQVNQVAKLDANGNFKFNTNAKEIGLASGDVAANLGIWGMGTYINFQNTASGSRYDANYYSAFAGIDWRATPDLLIGVAGGYGSLDLDKEGWNNGTDNGSLKTDYEWTIMPYAAYKFTDSTVLDAAFGYTDSRYKDSDGTDTSHYDATRLLSSIGLSQSYNIDAWTLSGRVGYMYVNGDLSTYSRGGTEIDNPDSYLGQVSAEAKASYLYDFGLEPYAALRYLYDVQTSTIPVGSDYDEFEGILGTNWYLDDAMTLGLEGGASMGRTDYEAYRGQLFIRYEF; this is encoded by the coding sequence ATGAACCGTTTGATTATGCTGATCGCCGCCATCGTACTGTTTGCCGCGCCCGCGGCGTTTGCCGAAACGAATGGCCAGGAGCAGGCCGCCAGCGACATTGTCCGTACATCGAGCACCCAGGCCGTCATGGCCGTCACCAGCCGCATCGCCTCCATTGCCGGCGCCGGATCCAAAGGCGGCCAGGTAAACCAGGTTGCCAAACTGGACGCAAACGGCAATTTCAAATTCAATACCAATGCCAAAGAGATCGGCCTTGCCTCCGGTGACGTCGCCGCCAACCTCGGCATCTGGGGCATGGGTACCTACATCAACTTCCAGAACACGGCCAGCGGCAGCCGCTACGACGCCAATTACTACAGCGCCTTTGCCGGGATAGACTGGCGCGCCACCCCCGACCTGCTGATCGGTGTAGCCGGTGGATACGGCAGCCTGGACCTCGACAAGGAAGGCTGGAACAACGGCACCGACAACGGTTCCCTCAAGACCGATTACGAATGGACCATCATGCCCTACGCTGCCTACAAATTCACCGACAGCACCGTCCTCGATGCCGCCTTCGGCTACACCGACAGTCGTTACAAGGACAGCGACGGCACCGACACCAGTCACTACGACGCGACCCGCCTGCTCTCCAGCATCGGCCTGAGCCAGAGCTACAACATCGACGCGTGGACGTTGAGCGGACGCGTGGGCTACATGTACGTAAACGGCGACCTGAGCACCTACTCGCGCGGCGGCACCGAAATCGACAACCCGGACAGCTACCTGGGTCAGGTCAGCGCGGAAGCCAAGGCCTCCTATCTCTATGATTTCGGCCTCGAACCCTACGCGGCGCTCCGTTACCTGTACGACGTCCAGACGTCCACCATCCCGGTCGGCTCCGACTATGACGAGTTCGAAGGCATTCTCGGCACGAACTGGTACTTGGACGACGCGATGACCCTGGGCCTTGAAGGCGGCGCCAGCATGGGACGCACCGACTACGAGGCTTACCGTGGCCAGCTCTTCATTCGCTACGAGTTCTAG
- a CDS encoding glycosyltransferase produces MRILHISKFSHPERGGIESFVRDLTTEQARQGHDVAVLCHQAHPWRATERSVSEGVVSVQARILCNVGFAPVSPLFPLHLRRLVREKRPEIIHLHLPNPAALYSGWFPADIPLVIHWHADADGLPGRLYRSLYPVYGLFEAKCLSLADSVIATSPAYAASSRSLAHLRDKCVVVPLGLDLARYPEDAQLSRTQEPTILSVGRFAYYKGYETLVEAARMVPAARFVIVGDGPLHGKISSMIRERGLADRVRLPGSLPDRELRVLLQLATLVCLPSVDRAEAFGLVQLEAMRYGVPLVSTAIPGSGVDWVNQDGVTGLVVPPGNAEALAHALQWVVDHEQTAEAMGKAGRLRLESHFTIERVTSALDNVYARVRGLSG; encoded by the coding sequence ATGCGCATCCTTCATATAAGCAAGTTCAGCCACCCGGAGCGCGGCGGCATCGAGTCCTTCGTCAGGGACCTGACCACCGAACAGGCCCGCCAGGGCCATGACGTCGCCGTTCTCTGTCACCAGGCGCACCCATGGAGAGCCACGGAACGGAGCGTTTCGGAGGGCGTTGTCTCCGTGCAGGCACGGATTTTGTGCAATGTGGGCTTTGCCCCCGTCTCTCCGCTGTTTCCCCTGCATCTGCGGCGTCTTGTCCGGGAGAAGCGGCCCGAGATCATCCATTTGCACCTGCCGAACCCGGCGGCGCTGTACTCGGGGTGGTTCCCCGCCGATATTCCCTTGGTGATCCATTGGCATGCCGACGCGGACGGTCTGCCCGGCCGCCTGTATCGCAGCTTGTACCCTGTCTATGGGCTGTTCGAGGCCAAATGCCTCTCGCTGGCCGACTCCGTGATCGCGACATCGCCGGCCTACGCCGCGTCGAGCCGATCCCTGGCGCACCTGCGGGACAAATGCGTGGTGGTGCCCCTGGGGCTCGATCTTGCCCGTTATCCGGAAGACGCGCAGCTTTCGCGGACGCAGGAGCCCACCATCCTGAGCGTGGGCCGCTTCGCCTATTACAAGGGATATGAAACCCTGGTCGAGGCGGCGCGGATGGTCCCGGCGGCGCGGTTCGTCATTGTCGGGGACGGCCCGCTGCACGGAAAAATCAGCTCCATGATCCGTGAGCGGGGGCTTGCCGACCGGGTCCGACTTCCGGGTTCTCTGCCGGACCGGGAACTTCGGGTCCTGTTGCAGCTGGCGACCCTTGTCTGCCTTCCCTCGGTGGACCGAGCCGAGGCCTTCGGCCTGGTCCAGCTGGAAGCCATGCGCTATGGAGTTCCCCTTGTCAGCACGGCCATTCCCGGGTCAGGCGTCGACTGGGTCAACCAGGACGGCGTCACCGGCCTGGTGGTACCGCCAGGGAACGCGGAGGCGCTCGCCCACGCCTTGCAATGGGTCGTCGATCATGAGCAAACCGCCGAAGCCATGGGCAAGGCGGGGCGCCTTCGCCTGGAGTCCCATTTTACCATTGAAAGGGTAACGTCGGCGCTCGACAACGTGTATGCGCGAGTACGGGGGCTTTCAGGGTAG